One Spinacia oleracea cultivar Varoflay chromosome 4, BTI_SOV_V1, whole genome shotgun sequence DNA segment encodes these proteins:
- the LOC110788009 gene encoding nucleobase-ascorbate transporter 1 isoform X2, translating into MADISHPPMEQLQDLEYCIDSNPPWAETILLAFQNYILMLGTSVMIPTMIVPAMGGSDGEKARVIQTLLFVAGINTLLQALFGTRLPAVVGGSFAYLIPVAYIINDSSLQRIQDNHDRFIQTMRAIQGALIVSSSIQIILGYSQLWGLFSRFFSPLGMAPVVGLVGLGLFQRGFPALGNCVEIGLPMLLLVIGLSQHIKPLRDIPIFERFPVIICVAIVWVYAIVLTAAGAYRHKSGHTQISCRTDRSNLISTAPWFKFPYPLQWGPPTFAAGHSVAMMASVLVSMIESTAAYKAASRLAIATPPPAYVLSRGIGWQGIGVLLDGLFGTGTGSTVSVENVGLLGLTRVGSRRVVQISAGFMIFFSTLGKFGAVFASIPFPIFSALYCVLFGLVASVGLSFLQFTNLNSMRNLFIIGVSLFLGISIPQFFDDYLPHHGLVRTNAGWFNAFVTTIFISSPTVSLIISVFLDNTLDVERSKKDRGMPWWVKFRSFRGDNRNEEFYTLPFNLNRFFPPT; encoded by the exons ATGGCAGACATTAGTCATCCTCCCATGGAACAACTTCAAGACCTTGAATATTGCATAGACTCTAATCCTCCTTGGG CCGAAACCATCCTTCTAGCATTTCAGAACTACATTTTGATGCTGGGTACAAGTGTGATGATTCCTACAATGATTGTCCCTGCAATGGGTGGATCTGAT GGTGAGAAGGCACGGGTCATACAAACTCTCCTATTTGTGGCAGGGATTAACACACTCTTGCAAGCATTGTTTGGGACCAGACTACCCGCTGTAGTTGGAGGATCCTTTGCTTACCTTATTCCTGTAGCATACATAATAAACGACTCATCACTACAGCGCATTCAGGATAATCATGAT AGATTTATTCAAACTATGAGGGCTATTCAAGGAGCTCTAATTGTTTCTTCTAGTATACAAATCATTTTAGGTTACAGCCAGCTTTGGGGCCTCTTTTCACG ATTCTTTAGTCCTCTTGGCATGGCGCCAGTTGTTGGATTAGTCGGATTAGGGTTGTTTCAGCGAGGATTTCCGGCG CTAGGGAACTGTGTAGAAATCGGGCTCCCAATGCTGTTGCTCGTGATTGGATTATCTCAA CATATCAAACCTTTGAGGGATATCCCGATATTCGAGCGATTTCCTGTCATTATTTGTGTTGCGATTGTATGGGTTTATGCCATTGTCTTGACGGCCGCTGGGGCATACAGACATAAGTCCGGACACACTCAGATCAGTTGTCGTACAGATAGGTCAAACCTTATATCAACTGCCCCATG GTTCAAATTCCCATATCCTTTGCAATGGGGCCCTCCTACTTTTGCAGCCGGCCATTCTGTAGCTATGATGGCATCTGTTTTAGTTTCGATGATTGAG TCAACTGCTGCTTATAAGGCAGCATCCAGGCTTGCGATTGCTACCCCCCCTCCAGCTTATGTTTTGAGTCGAGGCATAGGATGGCAG GGGATCGGAGTATTGCTTGATGGTCTCTTTGGAACTGGCACGGGTTCTACTGTCTCTGT GGAAAATGTCGGATTGCTGGGGCTCACTCGAGTTGGAAGTCGGAGAGTTGTTCAAATCTCAGCTGGTTTTATGATATTTTTCTCCACTTTAG GAAAATTTGGAGCTGTTTTTGCATCCATACCGTTCCCTATATTTTCTGCGCTATACTGTGTTCTCTTTGGCCTTGTGG CTTCAGTTGGTCTGTCATTTCTACAATTTACAAACTTGAACTCTATGAGGAATCTTTTTATTATCGGGGTTTCTCTTTTTCTCGGGATATCTATACCTCAATTCTTCGATGACTATTTACCCCATCATGGACTTGTCCGGACTAATGCAGGATGG TTCAATGCATTCGTGACAACCATATTCATATCATCACCGACAGTGAGCTTGATCATATCGGTGTTCCTGGACAACACACTAGATGTAGAAAGGTCGAAGAAAGATAGAGGGATGCCGTGGTGGGTGAAGTTTAGAAGTTTTAGAGGAGATAACAGGAATGAAGAATTTTACACACTGCCGTTCAATCTCAACAGATTCTTTCCTCCTACGTAG
- the LOC110788009 gene encoding nucleobase-ascorbate transporter 1 isoform X1, with protein sequence MADISHPPMEQLQDLEYCIDSNPPWAETILLAFQNYILMLGTSVMIPTMIVPAMGGSDGEKARVIQTLLFVAGINTLLQALFGTRLPAVVGGSFAYLIPVAYIINDSSLQRIQDNHDRFIQTMRAIQGALIVSSSIQIILGYSQLWGLFSRFFSPLGMAPVVGLVGLGLFQRGFPALGNCVEIGLPMLLLVIGLSQYLKHIKPLRDIPIFERFPVIICVAIVWVYAIVLTAAGAYRHKSGHTQISCRTDRSNLISTAPWFKFPYPLQWGPPTFAAGHSVAMMASVLVSMIESTAAYKAASRLAIATPPPAYVLSRGIGWQGIGVLLDGLFGTGTGSTVSVENVGLLGLTRVGSRRVVQISAGFMIFFSTLGKFGAVFASIPFPIFSALYCVLFGLVASVGLSFLQFTNLNSMRNLFIIGVSLFLGISIPQFFDDYLPHHGLVRTNAGWFNAFVTTIFISSPTVSLIISVFLDNTLDVERSKKDRGMPWWVKFRSFRGDNRNEEFYTLPFNLNRFFPPT encoded by the exons ATGGCAGACATTAGTCATCCTCCCATGGAACAACTTCAAGACCTTGAATATTGCATAGACTCTAATCCTCCTTGGG CCGAAACCATCCTTCTAGCATTTCAGAACTACATTTTGATGCTGGGTACAAGTGTGATGATTCCTACAATGATTGTCCCTGCAATGGGTGGATCTGAT GGTGAGAAGGCACGGGTCATACAAACTCTCCTATTTGTGGCAGGGATTAACACACTCTTGCAAGCATTGTTTGGGACCAGACTACCCGCTGTAGTTGGAGGATCCTTTGCTTACCTTATTCCTGTAGCATACATAATAAACGACTCATCACTACAGCGCATTCAGGATAATCATGAT AGATTTATTCAAACTATGAGGGCTATTCAAGGAGCTCTAATTGTTTCTTCTAGTATACAAATCATTTTAGGTTACAGCCAGCTTTGGGGCCTCTTTTCACG ATTCTTTAGTCCTCTTGGCATGGCGCCAGTTGTTGGATTAGTCGGATTAGGGTTGTTTCAGCGAGGATTTCCGGCG CTAGGGAACTGTGTAGAAATCGGGCTCCCAATGCTGTTGCTCGTGATTGGATTATCTCAA TATCTGAAGCATATCAAACCTTTGAGGGATATCCCGATATTCGAGCGATTTCCTGTCATTATTTGTGTTGCGATTGTATGGGTTTATGCCATTGTCTTGACGGCCGCTGGGGCATACAGACATAAGTCCGGACACACTCAGATCAGTTGTCGTACAGATAGGTCAAACCTTATATCAACTGCCCCATG GTTCAAATTCCCATATCCTTTGCAATGGGGCCCTCCTACTTTTGCAGCCGGCCATTCTGTAGCTATGATGGCATCTGTTTTAGTTTCGATGATTGAG TCAACTGCTGCTTATAAGGCAGCATCCAGGCTTGCGATTGCTACCCCCCCTCCAGCTTATGTTTTGAGTCGAGGCATAGGATGGCAG GGGATCGGAGTATTGCTTGATGGTCTCTTTGGAACTGGCACGGGTTCTACTGTCTCTGT GGAAAATGTCGGATTGCTGGGGCTCACTCGAGTTGGAAGTCGGAGAGTTGTTCAAATCTCAGCTGGTTTTATGATATTTTTCTCCACTTTAG GAAAATTTGGAGCTGTTTTTGCATCCATACCGTTCCCTATATTTTCTGCGCTATACTGTGTTCTCTTTGGCCTTGTGG CTTCAGTTGGTCTGTCATTTCTACAATTTACAAACTTGAACTCTATGAGGAATCTTTTTATTATCGGGGTTTCTCTTTTTCTCGGGATATCTATACCTCAATTCTTCGATGACTATTTACCCCATCATGGACTTGTCCGGACTAATGCAGGATGG TTCAATGCATTCGTGACAACCATATTCATATCATCACCGACAGTGAGCTTGATCATATCGGTGTTCCTGGACAACACACTAGATGTAGAAAGGTCGAAGAAAGATAGAGGGATGCCGTGGTGGGTGAAGTTTAGAAGTTTTAGAGGAGATAACAGGAATGAAGAATTTTACACACTGCCGTTCAATCTCAACAGATTCTTTCCTCCTACGTAG
- the LOC110788011 gene encoding probable protein S-acyltransferase 23, whose product MASEIEVVSDSIPSNHNYQQQQQHPVIVISDVFTASVHGDLLKLRKFVEEDGASLSLPDANGYYALQWASLNNFPHIVQYIIEHGGDVNATDLSQQTALHWAAVRGSTVVADLLLQNGARVEASDANGYRAVHVAAQYGQTAFLNHMIAKYNADFDAPDNDGRSPLHWAGYKGFADTIRLLLFRDANQGRQDKEGCTPLHWAVLRGHVEACSILVHAGTKEELMVKDRAGFTPVQLALDKGHRHVALLLSNIQKAHSKRLKGTSCAGKINGVGYAPFLFCTIFCLTILFINSVLLDPSLAKVTAAVALWGWTAVSLCIGALIMFYRCSSKDPGYIKRSDDSGDLRKVQDPLLNLDMNDSSVWTGNWSQLCPTCKIIRPLRSKHCPTCKHCIEQFDHHCPWISNCVGKRNKWDFFVFLCLGTATSSISGVIAVLRIWTALPAIPTSETWMHYVIAHHPGVIVFSVMNFLIFVSATTLGVAQASQIARNITTNELANASRYSYLRGPNDKFRNPYNHGCRKNCGDFLSQGYTDDNEIAWLPLQAISR is encoded by the exons ATGGCATCAGAAATCGAAGTTGTTTCAGATTCAATCCCATCGAATCACAACTatcaacagcagcaacaacaccCAGTGATTGTTATCAGTGATGTTTTTACAGCTTCAGTTCATGGCGACTTGCTTAAACTCCGCAAATTCGTCGAAGAAGACGGCGCTTCTCTCTCCCTTCCCGACGCTAATGGTTACTACGCTTTGCAATGGGCTTCTCTCAATAATTTTCCCCATATTGTTCAGTATATTATTGAG CATGGCGGCGATGTAAATGCCACCGACCTCAGCCAGCAAACTGCTTTGCATTGGGCTGCCGTTAGAGGTTCTACTGTGGTTGCGGACCTGTTGTTGCAGAATGGAGCACGCGTTGAAGCTTCAGATGCTAATGGGTATAGG GCAGTTCATGTTGCTGCTCAATATGGACAAACAGCCTTCTTGAACCACATGATTGCGAAATACAATGCAGACTTTGATGCACCAGATAATGATGGAAGGAGCCCACTGCATTG GGCTGGTTATAAGGGATTTGCGGATACAATCAGATTACTTTTATTTAGAGATGCCAACCAAGGGAGGCAAGATAAAGAAG GTTGCACCCCTTTGCATTGGGCTGTTTTAAGAGGACACGTTGAGGCATGCAGTATACTTGTGCATGCTGGCACAAAAGAAGAATTAATGGTGAAAGATAGAGCTGGATTTACCCCAGTTCAGCTGGCATTAGATAAAGGGCATCGGCATGTCGCCCTTTTGCTT TCTAATATTCAGAAGGCTCATAGCAAGCGTCTAAAAGGTACATCTTGTGCTGGAAAGATAAATGGAGTTGGCTATGCCCCGTTCTTGTTTTGCACCATCTTCTGTCTGACAATCCTTTTCATAAACTCAGTTCTCTTAG ATCCAAGTCTTGCCAAAGTGACTGCTGCTGTTGCACTTTGGGGATGGACTGCAGTATCTCTATGTATTGGCGCATTGATAATGTTTTATCGTTGTAGCAG TAAAGATCCAGGTTACATCAAAAGATCTGATGATTCTGGTGATCTTAGGAAAGTACAG GATCCTTTATTGAATCTTGATATGAACGATTCTTCTGTTTGGACAGGGAACTGGTCTCAGCTTTGTCCAACATGCAAG ATAATTAGACCACTCCGCTCAAAGCACTGCCCTACATGTAAACACTGTATTGAACAATTTGATCACCATTGCCCTTGGATTTCGAATTGTGTGGGAAAG AGGAACAAATGGGATTTCTTTGTTTTTCTGTGTCTTGGAACGGCAACATCGTCTATTAGTGGAGTAATAGCTGTTCTAA GAATTTGGACTGCTTTACCAGCAATTCCAACTAGTGAAACATGGATGCATTATGTGATAGCTCATCATCCTGGCGTCATTGTCTTTTCAGTGATGAATTTTCTAATATTCGTATCTGCGACAACTCTGGGAGTCGCACAAGCAAGCCAG ATAGCTCGGAATATCACCACAAACGAATTGGCAAATGCCTCGCGCTATTCGTATCTTCGTGGTCCGAATGACAAGTTCCGTAATCCCTACAATCATGGATGCAGAAAGAACTGTGGTGATTTTCTTAGTCAAGGCTACACCGATGATAATGAGATTGCATGGCTTCCATTGCAAGCAATTTCTCGGTAA
- the LOC110788012 gene encoding L-galactose dehydrogenase: protein MNVARELNFLHRYYFQLKYPSSSPKTSLPKTQILATMNTHQKLERRELGNTGLNLSCVGFGASPLGNVFGDVSEEQSIATVIEAFNQGINFFDTSPYYGATLSEKVLGKCLKALGASRDEYIVATKCGRYAEGFDFSAERVTKSIDESLERLQLEYVDILQCHDIEFGSLDQIVNETIPALQKIKESGKTRFIGITGLPLEVYTYVLDRVPPGTIDVVLSYCHYCINDSTLEDMLPYFKSKGVGVINASPLSMGLHTENGPPEWHPASSEIKAACKAAADYCKKNGKNISKLALQYSLSNKDISTTLVGMNSVKQVEENVGAALELETAGKDEKTFAEIENILKPIKNQSWPSGIQQT from the exons ATGAATGTAGCCCGGGAACTTAACTTCCTCCACCGTTACTATttccaactcaaatatccttcATCATCCCCCAAAACTTCTCTTCCAAAAACCCAGATTTTAGCAACGATGAACACCCATCAAAAATTAGAGCGCCGAGAATTGGGAAACACTGGCCTTAACCTCAGTTGTGTGGGTTTCGGCGCCTCTCCTCTTGGCAACGTTTTCGGTGATGTTTCTGAGGAACAATCCATTGCCACTGTTATTGAAGCTTTTAATCAGGGTATCAACTTCTTTGACACTTCTCC GTACTATGGTGCCACATTGTCGGAGAAAGTGCTTGGGAAGTGTTTGAAAGCACTTGGTGCATCTAGAGATGAATACATTGTTGCAACGAAATGCGGCCGTTATGCCGAAGGCTTTGATTTTAGTGCTGAAAGAGTGACTAAGAGCATTGATGAAAGCCTAGAAAGGTTGCAACTTGAGTATGTTGATATACTACAATGTCATGATATTGAATTTGGTTCTCTTGATCAG ATTGTCAATGAGACTATTCCCGCCCTGCAGAAAATTAAGGAATCAGGGAAGACTAGATTCATTGGTATAACTGGACTTCCATTGGAAGTGTACACGTATGTTCTTGACCGTGTTCCCCCTGGGACAATTGATGTTGTTCTGTCATATTGCCACTATTGTATCAATGACTCAACCTTGGAAGACATGCTACCGTATTTCAAGAGCAAAGGCGTTGGTGTGATCAATGCTTCTCCACTTTCAATGGGGCTTCATACAGAAAATGGCCCCCCAGAGTGGCATCCAGCTTCATCTGAGATTAAG GCTGCATGCAAAGCTGCTGCAGATTACTGTAAGAAGAATGGGAAGAATATCTCAAAATTAGCTCTGCAGTACAGCTTGTCAAACAAAGACATTTCCACTACTCTTGTTGGCATGAACTCTGTTAAGCAG GTGGAGGAAAATGTTGGTGCCGCTTTAGAACTTGAAACTGCAGGAAAGGATGAGAAAACATTTGCAGAAATTGAGAACATCCTAAAGCCTATAAAGAATCAAAGTTGGCCTAGTGGTATACAACAAACCTGA